DNA from Candidatus Bathyarchaeota archaeon:
TGCTAATTATGCCGAAATCGGCATCGATAATTAAGTTTCCATTATCGGTAACGAAAGGTCCAGCGGAGTCTTTATTTTCCCTTAAAACGGGTTTACCGCCTAAGCTCTTAATTCTTGAGCAGACGAGGGGAGTGGCAAATGGCAAGACTTCCAACGGTATAGGACATCTTTCGCCCAGATTATCAGTCAATTTTGTCTCATCAGCAACAATCACCACTTTTCTTGAGGATGCCGCCACAATTTTCTCCCTTGTTAAGGCGCCACCCACCCCTTTAATAAGGTTGAGTTTCAAGTCAATCTGGTCGGCCCCATCAATATCAATGTCAACGGTCGGATGCTCATACAGAGTTGTTAAAGGGATTCCACATTCGACTGCAAGGAATAGTGAGCGATTTGATGTTGGAACGCCTAGTACACGAAGATTCTCCTCTCGTATTCTCCTCCCAATCTCCTTTATCGCATACGCAACTGTCGAGCCTGTTCCCAGACCAACTATGTAGCCGTCTTGAACGAGCTTAACCGCCTCTAGGGCCGCCCTCCTTTTCGCTTTCTCTCTCCAGCTCATCCCTATTCCTCAACTTCTGACTGGCTTAATCTTTTCATAACCTCCTCAATTTGAGAGACAATCTGTTCAATTCTCTTCTCAGCATCCGTCTTTTCAGTTTCTATGTGACCTTTCGGCTTCGCCACTCTCTTCTTCGCATCCGCAGAAGCCGGCAACGCCTCATCTCTCTTAGTCTCGATCTTCTCCTCTTTGGCTTCCTGAACTTTTTCTGTAGGCTCAGGACGCTCAGGCGGCGGGGCAAACCCGGAGATAGTCCTTAACTCTTCGATCCTTCTGCTTAGCTCCTCTAGACGATCGGAGAAGATCTTCACAAGTTCTTCCTGCATCCTTTCCAGCTCATTCAACGCAATAATATATTCTCCTCTAGCTATCTCACCCTTTATCCTCTCAAGATCCTCCTTATATCTGAGTGCCAGCCGGTCTCTTTCTTCTTCAGTAATCTTTCCCTCAGCCGCGGCTTCATATAGTCTCCTAATAGCATAACTTAGAATCTCCCGTTCCACCTCTAATATGCGAAGCTTATCCTTCGCCTCCCTGTACATATCATCAGTTATTGTTCTCCTTACCGGGACTGATAAACCCGGAGCCTCAACCTTCTCTAACGGATAATCTTTATTGGGAACTGGTTTCTTCCTCTCACGTTCTATCAGAAGAATCAACAACAACGCAATTACGACTGTAATCAACGAG
Protein-coding regions in this window:
- the rpiA gene encoding ribose-5-phosphate isomerase RpiA, producing MSWREKAKRRAALEAVKLVQDGYIVGLGTGSTVAYAIKEIGRRIREENLRVLGVPTSNRSLFLAVECGIPLTTLYEHPTVDIDIDGADQIDLKLNLIKGVGGALTREKIVAASSRKVVIVADETKLTDNLGERCPIPLEVLPFATPLVCSRIKSLGGKPVLRENKDSAGPFVTDNGNLIIDADFGIISNPRELEAKLKAIPGVVETGLFLGIADVAYIGSETSVRLLRRKE